One Osmerus eperlanus chromosome 16, fOsmEpe2.1, whole genome shotgun sequence DNA segment encodes these proteins:
- the LOC134036327 gene encoding mitochondrial ubiquitin ligase activator of nfkb 1-A — protein sequence MSDFQINPLVLIGVGSSFAFSGLFYHLYKEKKEEIRKMQEIPTFRPDQHLVRLLKASPHKRLQYVAIEGLVQAEGEPLTSQFVPRCYGVLQRLSIQEHSKVWNSLTKTWNSRQRNKKETNNAVPFCLVCPGAYINDLYVKVQAPLQASGCYLERVYHRVRHAEEGLVDMMVQGLSGEKPVAQEETEELLRVGSTLTGFGEVVLEGGQVMRLQAPQGGRQYMLVPTDYKSFMDRHESSATMWKGLTVACGISGASLLFGMLHSLFGERGRKRE from the exons ATGAGCGACTTTCAGATCAATCCCTTGGTTCTGATTGGAGTTGGTTCCAGCTTTGCCTTCTCTGGTTTGTTTTATCACTTATATAaagaaaagaaggaggagaTTCGAAAA ATGCAGGAGATTCCAACTTTTAGACCAGACCAACACTTGGTAAGACTACTGAAGGCATCCCCTCACAAACGACTGCAGTATGTGGCAATAGAAG GGCTGGTCCAGGCAGAAGGTGAACCGCTGACTAGTCAGTTCGTCCCACGGTGCTATGGTGTGCTCCAGAGGCTTTCTATTCAGGAACACTCGAAAGTATGGAACTCCCTCACCAAAACATG GAACTCCAGACAGAGGAACAAAAAGGAGACCAACAACGCAGTTCCCTTCTGCCTGGTGTGCCCCGGAGCGTACATCAACGACCTGTACGTGAAGGTTCAGGCACCACTACAGGCCTCTGGTTGCTACCTGGAGCGGGTCTACCACCGAGTCCGGCACGCGGAGGAGGGCCTGGTGGACATGATGGTTCAGGGCCTCAGTGGTGAGAAGCCTGTGGCCCAGGAGGAAACAGAGGAGCTGCTCCGTGTCGGGAGCACCCTGACAGGGTTTGGGGaggtggtgctggagggggggcaaGTGATGAGGCTGCAGGCTCCGCAAGGTGGCCGTCAATACATGTTGGTGCCAACTGACTATAAGAGCTTCATGGATAGACATGAGAGCTCGGCCACCATGTGGAAGGGACTGACTGTAGCTTGTGGGATCTCAGGTGCCTCTCTGTTGTTTGGCATGCTCCACAGCTTGTTTGGAGAaaggggcagaaagagagagtag
- the LOC134036194 gene encoding vasoactive intestinal polypeptide receptor-like — protein sequence MDVSLSLFVLTLSCTFGTMHSLQMCDIMMEIERERDECLSQMENMTSGCSGIWDKVACWPSARVGKVVTIPCPKYFTYFTNHFHMGNLSKTCTIDGWSEINPDSYALDCGYNPNSTTGEEAGKFYWAVKVGYTIGHSVSLISLTIAIIILCTFRKLHCTRNYIHMNLFVSFILKAIAVFIKDVVLYEVGESDNCQPGPVGCKVVIVFFQYGIMASYFWLLVEGLYLHALLAVSFFSEKKYFWWYILIGWGVPAVFITAWVITKAYSNDMGCWDTIDNHAWWIVKTPILATILVNFILFICIIRILRQKINCRDIGRKESNQYSRLAKSTLLLIPLFGINYIIFAFIPDDIHPRLRLVFDLILGSFQGFGVAVLYCFLNGEAQAEIKRKWRRWLLQRLLGADIKYQQPSLGSNGNNFSTQITMLTKCSPITHRASDCQGDLSSI from the exons ATGGATGTTTCATTAAGTTTGTTCGTTTTAACATTGTCCTGCACCTTTGGAACG ATGCACAGCCTGCAGATGTGTGACATCATGATGGAgattgagagggaaagagacgaATGCCTGTCTCAAATGGAAAACATGACATCAG GTTGCAGTGGGATATGGGACAAGGTGGCCTGCTGGCCCAGTGCAAGAGTGGGAAAAGTAGTCACCATCCCTTGTCCCAAGTACTTTACCTACTTTACTAACCATTTCCACATGG GTAATCTGTCAAAGACCTGCACTATAGACGGCTGGTCCGAGATCAACCCAGACTCTTATGCGTTGGATTGTGGATACAATCCGAATAGTACCACAGGTGAAGAGGCG GGAAAGTTCTACTGGGCGGTCAAAGTAGGTTATACCATCGGCCACAGTGTTTCGCTCATCTCCCTCACCATCGCCATCATTATACTGTGCACTTTCAG GAAGTTACATTGTACAAGGAACTACATCCACATGAACCTGTTTGTCTCCTTCATACTGAAAGCCATTGCCGTGTTCATTAAGGATGTGGTTCTGTATGAAGTTGGGGAGTCTGATAACTGCCAACCAGGGCCG GTGGGCTGCAAGGTGGTGATCGTGTTCTTCCAGTATGGCATCATGGCCAGCTATTTCTGGCTCCTGGTGGAGGGTCTGTACCTTCACGCCCTGTTGGCCGTCTCATTCTTCTCTGAGAAGAAGTACTTCTGGTGGTATATTCTGATAGGGTGGG GTGTTCCAGCTGTCTTTATTACTGCGTGGGTGATAACTAAAGCTTATTCAAATGATATGGG ATGCTGGGATACAATTGACAACCATGCCTGGTGGATCGTTAAAACGCCAATCTTAGCAACCATACTT GTGAACTTCATTCTCTTCATCTGTATCATCCGGATACTGCGCCAGAAGATAAATTGTCGAGACATAGGAAGAAAGGAATCTAATCAGTACTC GAGACTGGCAAAGTCGACATTGCTCCTGATACCTCTATTTGGGATCAACTACATAATATTTGCCTTCATTCCTGATGACATACACCCACGACTGAGACTGGTCTTCGACCTTATTCTGGGGTCTTTTCAG GGTTTTGGAGTGGCAGTCTTGTATTGCTTCTTAAATGGAGAG gcACAGGCTGAGATTAAGCGTAAGTGGCGCAGGTGGCTCCTGCAGAGGTTACTGGGTGCCGACATTAAGTATCAGCAGCCCTCTCTGGGCAGCAACGGCAACAACTTCAGCACCCAGATCACAATGCTGACTAAGTGcagccccatcacacacaggGCCTCGGACTGCCAAGGTGACCTTTCATCTATCTGA
- the klhl40a gene encoding kelch-like protein 40a has product MAALTIDPVEEPRMYQQTLLQDGLCDLLENDKFVDCVLKIQDKEFPCHRLVLAASSPFFKAMFLSDLEESKKKEIVLKDVEPGVMAMIVRYIYTSDINLTEQNVQDIFMVANMYQIPSIFSVCVSYLQEKLVLGNCLAIFRLGLLLDCPRLAVTAREFICERYHLIVRDQDFHQLGPGELAAIITSDALNVEREEVVFESLMDWVNYDKEDRLKDLPDLLHCVRFRLIPKDYFSKKVEGHKLIQSNPEIKKELQLIKDAHKGVLPKAKKPDDMKSGAEGGEEKDEDEEGLLPGILNDNPRFGMFETDLILMISDTGAVAYDPVGNECFVVSESTEIPKNHCSLVTKENQVFVAGGLLYNEDNKNESFSSYFLQFDPVSSEWLGMPSLPNPRCLFGLTEAENSIFVVGGKELKEGEHVLDSVMIYDRQSFKWGESDPLPYTVYGHGTVSHKGLVYVIGGKAESKKCIRRMCVYNPTKFEWKELAAMKTARSLFGVTVHKDQIYVATGVTDSGLTSVVEVYDIATNMWSEFLEFPQERSSLSLITMEGCLYAVAGFAMMPSETSEKPVPTEMNDIWRFDEEENCWNGILREISYAAGATILPVRLNTLRLTKM; this is encoded by the exons atggccgccctGACAATAGACCCGGTGGAGGAGCCACGAATGTACCAGCAGACACTCCTTCAGGACGGGCTGTGCGACCTGCTGGAGAATGACAAGTTTGTGGACTGCGTCCTCAAGATCCAGGACAAGGAGTTCCCCTGTCACAGGTTGGTGCTGGCCGCCAGCAGCCCCTTCTTCAAGGCCATGTTCCTCTCTGACCTGGAAGAGAGCAAGAAGAAGGAGATAGTCCTCAAAGATGTGGAACCCGGCGTCATGGCCATGATCGTCCGTTATATCTACACCTCTGACATTAACCTGACGGAGCAGAACGTCCAGGATATCTTTATGGTGGCAAACATGTACCAGATCCCCTCCATATTCTCCGTGTGTGTCTCCTACCTGCAGGAGAAGCTGGTGCTGGGAAACTGCCTGGCTATCTTCAGGCTAGGGCTCCTGCTGGACTGCCCCAGGCTGGCTGTGACTGCCAGGGAGTTCATATGTGAGCGCTACCACCTTATAGTAAGAGACCAGGACTTTCATCAGCTTGGCCCTGGAGAGTTAGCCGCCATCATTACCTCCGACGCTCTAAACGTGGAGCGGGAGGAGGTAGTGTTTGAATCTCTGATGGACTGGGTCAACTATGATAAGGAGGACCGGCTAAAGGACCTGCCCGATCTGTTGCACTGTGTACGCTTCCGTCTGATTCCTAAGGACTACTTTTCCAAAAAGGTCGAAGGCCACAAGTTGATCCAGTCCAACCCAGAGATCAAAAAAGAACTGCAGCTCATCAAGGATGCCCACAAAGGAGTTCTCCCCAAGGCCAAGAAGCCTGACGACATGAAGTCTGGGGCAGAGGGCGGGGAAGAGAAAGATGAAGACGAGGAGGGTCTGCTTCCAGGGATCCTCAATGATAACCCTCGGTTTGGGATGTTTGAGACGGACCTGATACTGATGATCAGCGATACAGGGGCTGTGGCATACGACCCCGTGGGGAACGAGTGCTTTGTGGTGTCTGAATCCACAGAGATTCCCAAAAACCACTGCAGCCTGGTAACCAAGGAGAATCAGGTGTTTGTGGCAGGAGGACTTCTGTACAATGAGGACAACAAAAATGAGTCCTTCAGCTCCTACTTCCTCCAG TTTGACCCTGTGAGTTCGGAGTGGCTGGGGATGCCCTCACTGCCAAACCCTCGCTGTCTCTTTGGCCTGACCGAAGCAGAGAACTCCATCTTTGTTGTGGGTGGCAAGGAgctgaaagagggagagcatgTCCTTGACTCAGTCATGATCTACGACAGACA gtcgtTCAAATGGGGAGAGTCAGATCCTCTTCCGTATACAGTCTATGGCCATGGAACTGTGTCACATAAAGGGCTTGTCTATGTCATCGGAGGAAAGGCAGAAAGCAA AAAGTGCATTAGGAGGATGTGTGTCTACAACCCCACCAAGTTTGAGTGGAAGGAGTTGGCTGCCATGAAGACAGCCCGTTCTCTGTTTGGGGTCACCGTCCATAAAGACCAGATCTACGTGGCGACGGGGGTCACGGACTCTGGCCTCACCAGCGTCGTGGAAGTTTATGACATTGCCACCAACAT GTGGTCTGAGTTTTTGGAGTTTCCCCAGGAGCGTAGCTCCCTCAGCCTGATCaccatggaggggtgtctgtacGCAGTGGCGGGCTTTGCCATGATGCCCAGTGAGACCAGCGAGAAGCCGGTACCCACGGAGATGAACGACATCTGGAG ATTTGATGAAGAGGAAAACTGTTGGAATGGGATCTTGCGAGAGATAAGCTATGCAGCAGGTGCCACAATTCTTCCTGTGAGACTCAACACTCTGCGTCTCACCAAGATGTAA